The following coding sequences lie in one Synechococcus sp. CC9902 genomic window:
- a CDS encoding DegT/DnrJ/EryC1/StrS family aminotransferase, with amino-acid sequence MNNSSELAINGGSPIITPSHSFLPYNTIGHEEKCAVNDVLKSGNLSGFVASSGKQFFGGPQVQLFENDLRTFFNVKHAITVNSWTSGLIVMLGALGLEPGDEVITTPWTMCATATAILHWNAIPIFADINSKTFLLDLDLVESLISTRTKAILAVDIFGQSCDMDKLKYLQDKYNVFIVSDSAQAPYAQQNQRFAGTLGDCGGFSFNYHKHIHTGEGGAIVTNNSEIALRCQLIRNHAEAAVESMNIHNLSNMIGYNFRLGEMESAIGIQQLKKLPSLVKNRQLIASRLIDGLRNLKGLILPELLDSNTHVFYILPLSLELSMLSCTRSDLVEALRFEGVPGLEEGYCNIHLLPLFQQRIAYGSKGFPWSSPDICSHVPNYEKGLCPVAEYLHDSSFFMIELCLYSFTDYDVDLIIEAFHKVWSNLT; translated from the coding sequence GTGAATAATTCTTCAGAACTTGCTATTAATGGCGGATCACCAATTATAACTCCCTCGCATAGTTTTTTGCCTTATAATACTATTGGGCATGAAGAGAAATGTGCAGTAAATGATGTCTTGAAAAGTGGAAATCTTTCAGGGTTTGTTGCATCGTCGGGCAAACAATTTTTCGGAGGTCCCCAGGTTCAACTTTTTGAGAACGATCTTCGAACCTTTTTTAATGTTAAACATGCAATTACAGTCAATTCTTGGACCTCTGGCCTAATTGTCATGCTCGGAGCTCTTGGTCTTGAGCCTGGTGACGAAGTTATCACTACACCTTGGACCATGTGTGCTACTGCTACAGCAATACTGCACTGGAATGCAATCCCTATATTTGCAGATATTAATTCTAAAACATTTTTGCTGGATCTAGATCTAGTAGAGTCTTTAATTAGTACTCGTACTAAGGCAATTTTAGCTGTTGATATATTCGGTCAATCTTGCGATATGGATAAATTGAAGTATTTACAGGATAAATATAATGTTTTTATTGTTTCTGACTCTGCACAAGCACCATATGCTCAGCAAAATCAAAGATTTGCTGGCACTCTTGGTGATTGTGGTGGTTTCAGTTTTAATTATCATAAGCATATCCATACCGGTGAAGGGGGTGCAATAGTAACTAATAATTCAGAGATTGCTCTTAGATGTCAGCTTATTCGCAACCATGCTGAAGCTGCTGTTGAATCGATGAATATACACAATCTCTCTAATATGATTGGCTACAATTTTAGACTTGGTGAGATGGAGTCTGCCATTGGCATTCAGCAACTTAAGAAATTACCTTCCCTTGTTAAAAATCGTCAATTAATAGCCTCACGATTAATAGATGGTCTTCGTAATTTAAAGGGTTTGATCCTACCAGAACTTCTTGATTCTAATACGCATGTCTTTTATATATTACCGCTCTCTCTTGAATTATCGATGTTGTCCTGTACTAGATCCGATTTGGTTGAGGCTTTGAGGTTTGAGGGTGTTCCAGGGCTGGAAGAAGGCTACTGTAATATTCATCTCTTACCTTTATTTCAGCAACGAATCGCTTATGGCTCTAAAGGATTTCCTTGGTCTTCACCTGATATCTGTTCCCATGTTCCAAATTATGAGAAAGGTTTATGTCCTGTTGCAGAATACCTTCATGATTCAAGCTTTTTCATGATTGAGCTTTGTCTCTATTCTTTTACAGATTATGATGTAGATTTAATTATAGAAGCTTTTCATAAGGTTTGGTCTAATTTGACATAA